In Planctomonas sp. JC2975, the genomic stretch AAGGCCGACCGCAAGACTGATCATGAGGATGCCGCCGGTCATGCGGATGCCCTTTTGATGTTTCCGGAACGACCGCACACGGTTGGCGACGCCCCGACCGGCTAGGGCGAAGATCAGCAGCGGCACCGCCGCGCCGACGGCGAACGACACGGTCAACGCGATTGTCTCCGACCCGATGTGTCCGGTTGATCCCGCGACGGTGATCGCAGCGAGCACAGGTCCCGCACACGGCACGTACACCGCACCGAGAGCGATGCCGAGGATGAAGCCGCCACGGTTCATGCCCACGTTGCGCTGAGGGATCCATGCGAACGGTTTCTCCAGCAGCGCTTCGAACCGAGGAACGATGAGGCCGATCCCGATCAGGACGAGGACGACGATGCCCGCATAGCGCAGCACGTCCTGTGGAAGGTGCAGCACCGCCAGGAGCAGCGATCCGAGGAGGGTGAACACGCTGAAGCTGGTGATCAGGCCCAGGATCACCAGGTAGGGGCGCCACCTCGATACCTGTTGGTCGGTGGCACCGGTGGCGGATTGCACACCGCCGGAGAAGAAGATCACCGGCAGTACCGGGAGGATGCACGGTGAGATACCGGTGATCAGTCCACCGAGAAGGCCGATCAGAGCAAGGGTTGCGTACACGCGGAACTCCTTCTTCTCCGCCACGGGGCGGTCGAGGTGTATTCGGTGCGCGCAGCTGAACGGTTTGATTCCGGTCGGGTGCGAAGAAGATCCAAACCGTCTAGCCGACGGCTCCGAAGTCAGTGGTGGAGGCCGAAATCACGGCCACGCATGCACGACAGACGAAGGAGACTCGCCATGCTCACCAGGAAGCGCACCACCATCACCGCGGCCGCGGTCACGGCGCTCGCGGTGCTCACCCTCGCCGGATGCTCCGGAAGTGGGAACAGCGGCCAGAAGAGCAGCTCCATGAAGGACAGCAAGCCCAGCGCAACGGCAACCGCGAACCCGGCAGCCGACCTGGTTGGGCCCGGCTGTGCTGCCTACGCCAAGCAGGTGCCTAGCGGCGCCGGGTCGATCAAGGGCATGTCTCAGGATCCCGTCGCGGTCGCAGCCTCGAACAATCCCATGCTGACCACGCTGGTCAAGGCGGTTTCGGGCAAGTTGAACCCGGATGTCAATCTCATCGACACGCTCGACGGCGGCCAGTTCACCGTGTTCGCACCCGTCGACACCGCATTTGCGAAGCTCGACCCCGCGACCGTTGCAACTCTCGGGACTCCTGGGGGCGCAGACACGTTGAAGACTGTGCTGACTTACCACGTCGTCCCGGGACAGATCGCCCCTGACGCCATCGACGGGACACACACGACAGTGGAAGGCCAAGACCTCACCGTGACCGGCAGCGGCGACGCCATGAAGGTCAACGACGCGAACGTCGTCTGTGGTGGGGTGCACACGGCGAACGCGACGGTTTATCTCATCGACGCGGTACTGATGCCTCCGACGAAGTAGTCCCTGCGACCATCCAACTCTTCACAATCCGTACGCAGCGCGTCTCCGAATGCCAGGAGAACGGTGAGAGACGTGCCGCTTGTTCAAGGAGGAACCATCATGAAGTCATCCCCCAACCGCATCCTCGCGACGATCTTCGGCGCGGTCTACCTACTCGTCGGCGTCCTCGGCTTCTTCGTGACCTCCGGGGTCGGGTTCGTGTCCGCCCAGGGCGGACTGCTCCTGGGCATCTTCGAAGTGAACCCGCTGCACAACGTGGCGCACCTGTTGATCGGCGCCGCCCTGCTGATCACCGGACTGATTTCCGTTCCCGCCGCCAAGGCCATGAACATCATCATCGGTGCCGCATACCTGCTGCTGGGCATCGTCGGATTCTTCATCGTCAACACCGCGGCAAATGTGCTGGCGCTGAACACGCCCGACCACTTCCTGCACCTCGCCAGTGCGATCGTGTTGCTCGCGGTCGGGCTCAGCATGGACAAGGTGACGGACCGCCGAACGGTCAACGCCTGAAAATGGTCACCCTCATACGCACCTGGCCGGCGCTGTGTGCTCTCGGCGCCGGCCTCGTGCACCTCGCTGTCGCGTCCTCGTTCACGCCGTGGATCGTCGCCGTCGTGATCGTCCTCGGGCTTGCGGAACTCGGCTGGGCAGTCACCGCCTTAGCATTGCAGCGCCCTCCAGCACCTCGTCTGACACTTGCGATCACGCTGTCACCGACGGCAGCTGTCGGCCTCTGGGCTCTGATCTCCGTCTCCGCTCAGCACGATGAAATGACGATGCGGATGCCGATGACCGCCACAGGTGGCATGGTGCTGCCCCTTGGAGCGGCAGCCATCCTCGACCTGGTTGTCGCCCTCGCCTGCGCCTCGGCCCTTCGCCACGTTCCGCGCTCTGAATCAGCGCCACGGATCAGTAAGTCACTGGCGGGCATCGTGCTCGGGGCAGCCCTCGTCACGGGAGTCACCGTCCCCGCACTGGCAGCGACCAACGCCGGCCAACACGCGAACACGCATATGCACATGTGAGCGCTTCCGCCCCGGACATCGCTCCGGCACGGAAGCGAGGTCTCGCAATTCCACACCATGATTCCGACACGGCAGACCCGAGATCACGCGGCCCGCTGCATCATCGACAAGCGTGTACTGCGCTGGTCAGTAGGTTGGGGCGCATGAGTGATGCTGCGACGTTGGTTGTGATGTGCGGTCTTTCGTTCTCGGGAAAGAGCACACTGGCCAAGCAACTCGAGTCGGAAC encodes the following:
- a CDS encoding fasciclin domain-containing protein, translated to MLTRKRTTITAAAVTALAVLTLAGCSGSGNSGQKSSSMKDSKPSATATANPAADLVGPGCAAYAKQVPSGAGSIKGMSQDPVAVAASNNPMLTTLVKAVSGKLNPDVNLIDTLDGGQFTVFAPVDTAFAKLDPATVATLGTPGGADTLKTVLTYHVVPGQIAPDAIDGTHTTVEGQDLTVTGSGDAMKVNDANVVCGGVHTANATVYLIDAVLMPPTK
- a CDS encoding DUF4383 domain-containing protein, which encodes MKSSPNRILATIFGAVYLLVGVLGFFVTSGVGFVSAQGGLLLGIFEVNPLHNVAHLLIGAALLITGLISVPAAKAMNIIIGAAYLLLGIVGFFIVNTAANVLALNTPDHFLHLASAIVLLAVGLSMDKVTDRRTVNA